The following DNA comes from Microbacterium wangchenii.
GGTGATGAGGGTGTGCGGGTACTTCTCCGCGATGAGCTGCATGTCCGCCAGGGAGTCCACGACCCACGGACCGACGATGTAGCCGCGTTCGGTGATCATGCGGTCGTACTGGGCGGTCAGCATCTTCACCGGCACCCCCAGCAGCTCGCAGCGCATCTCCGCCATGAAGTCGAACACGTAGGGCATGGCGCAGCTGCTGGTCAGGCCCAGCGGGATGTCGGCATCCAGGGTGCGCAGGCGCTGGATCGAGAAGTGATCGAAACTGATGATGATGCAGTCCTCGCCGACGCCGCTCTGGCGGATCAGATCCAGCGACTTCTCCTCGAGTCCGGGATACAGGTCACCGGCCTGTTTGAGCTCGACCATCGGGGTGATCCTGCCCTTGACGACGTCGAGCGCCTCTTCCAGCGTCGCGATCCGCTCTCCGCCGGCGATCTCGAACGACTTCAGTTCTGCGAGGGTGTAGTCGCGCACAGCGCCGGAGGCGTCCGTGATCCGGTCGACGTTGTAGTCGTGCATCAGGACGGGCACACCGTCCTTGCTCAGCTGGACGTCGAACTCGACGTGGCTGTAGTTCAGGTCGACGGCTGCCCTCAGTGCGGTCAGGGTGTTCTCGGGGTACTTCGCCGAGTATCCCCGATGCGCGATTGCTCTGATCTTCACTTCTCTTCCCTCGTTCGGACGCTCGGGCGGGCGGCGATCCGCCCGCCCGAGCGCGTGCGATCGGTCGCTGTCAGTCGGCGAGGATCGCGTTGGCACGCTCGATGAAGGCGTCGAGGGAAGTCTCGATGTCGGCATCGTCGTACATGATGGCCTGGATGGTCTTCAGGAACTCCTGGTCGATCTCCGCGAAGTGCGGGCTGTTGTTGGTGTCGATGGAGTTGGCGAGCTGGTCGTAGGCGACCTTGCGCTGCGGCTCCGCTTCGAACAGCTCGACGAACTCGTCGGACTCGGCGATCGCCGGCGTGAACGGCACGTAGCCGGTGTCCTTGATGAAGCGCTGGCCGCCCTCGGCGTCGTTGATCAGCCACTCCAGGAAGGTCCACGCCGGGTCCTGCTTGTCGGAGTCGGCGAGCATCACCAGGTTGGCACCGCCGGTGGGCGCGGCCGCACGGTCGCCCTCGGGCAGGAATGCGGTCTGGTAGTCGAAGGTGGCGTTCTGCA
Coding sequences within:
- a CDS encoding glycerophosphodiester phosphodiesterase, which codes for MKIRAIAHRGYSAKYPENTLTALRAAVDLNYSHVEFDVQLSKDGVPVLMHDYNVDRITDASGAVRDYTLAELKSFEIAGGERIATLEEALDVVKGRITPMVELKQAGDLYPGLEEKSLDLIRQSGVGEDCIIISFDHFSIQRLRTLDADIPLGLTSSCAMPYVFDFMAEMRCELLGVPVKMLTAQYDRMITERGYIVGPWVVDSLADMQLIAEKYPHTLITTNELERWADFYLAHPELHQDTAK